A part of Mesoplodon densirostris isolate mMesDen1 chromosome 10, mMesDen1 primary haplotype, whole genome shotgun sequence genomic DNA contains:
- the PBX2 gene encoding pre-B-cell leukemia transcription factor 2 isoform X2 gives MDERLLGPPPPGGGRGGLGLVGGEPGGPGEPPGGGDPGGSSGGVPGGRGKQDIGDILQQIMTITDQSLDEAQAKKHALNCHRMKPALFSVLCEIKEKTGLSIRSSQEEEPVDPQLMRLDNMLLAEGVAGPEKGGGSAAAAAAAAASGGGVSPDNSIEHSDYRSKLAQIRHIYHSELEKYEQACNEFTTHVMNLLREQSRTRPVAPKEMERMVSIIHRKFSAIQMQLKQSTCEAVMILRSRFLDARRKRRNFSKQATEVLNEYFYSHLSNPYPSEEAKEELAKKCGITVSQVSNWFGNKRIRYKKNIGKFQEEANIYAVKTAVSVTQGGGHSRTSSPTPPSSAGGITPTLDGSRGLRG, from the exons ATGGACGAGCGGCTGCTGGGGCCGCCCCCTCCAGGCGGGGGCCGGGGGGGCCTTGGATTGGTGGGTGGGGAGCCTGGGGGCCCTGGCGAACCTCCCGGTGGTGGAGACCCCGGTGGGAGTAGCGGGGGGGTCCCGGGAGGCCGAGGGAAGCAAGACATCGGGGACATTCTGCAGCAGATAATGACCATCACCGACCAGAGCCTGGACGAGGCCCAGGCCAA GAAACACGCCCTAAACTGCCACCGAATGAAGCCTGCTCTCTTTAGCGTCCTGTGTGAAATCAAGGAGAAAACTG GCCTCAGCATTCGAAGCTCCCAAGAGGAGGAGCCTGTGGACCCACAGCTGATGCGCTTGGACAACATGCTTCTGGCAGAGGGTGTGGCTGGGCCTGAGAAAGGGGGTGGCTCAGCGGCAGCAGCTGCGGCCGCCGCAGCCTCTGGAGGCGGCGTGTCCCCTGACAACTCCATCGAACACTCGGACTATCGCAGCAAACTTGCCCAGATCCGCCACATTTACCACTCAGAGCTGGAGAAGTATGAGCAG GCGTGTAACGAGTTCACAACCCACGTCATGAACCTGCTGAGGGAACAGAGCCGCACGCGGCCGGTGGCGCCCAAGGAGATGGAGCGTATGGTGAGCATCATCCACCGGAAGTTCAGCGCCATCCAGATGCAGCTCAAGCAGAGCACCTGCGAGGCCGTCATGATCCTGCGTTCCCGCTTCCTGGATGCCAG ACGAAAACGCCGTAACTTCAGCAAACAGGCCACTGAGGTCCTGAATGAGTATTTCTACTCCCACCTGAGTAACCCATACCCTAGTGAGGAGGCTAAGGAGGAGCTCGCCAAGAAGTGCGGGATCACTGTCTCTCAG GTCTCCAACTGGTTTGGCAACAAGCGGATTCGCTATAAGAAAAATATTGGAAAGTTCCAAGAGGAGGCAAACATCTATGCCGTCAAGACCGCTGTGTCAGTCACCCAAGGAGGAGGCCACAGCCGCACCAGCTCCCCGACGCCCCCTTCCTCTGCAG GTGGAATCACTCCGACACTCGATGGGTCCAGGGGGCTACGGGGATAA
- the AGER gene encoding LOW QUALITY PROTEIN: advanced glycosylation end product-specific receptor (The sequence of the model RefSeq protein was modified relative to this genomic sequence to represent the inferred CDS: inserted 1 base in 1 codon) → MAAGAAAGAWVLVLSLWGEPCPPHTNPPRRKHSALSPKLPPTFQEPGYSFSIXLIRPALGFLAPISLPAPPLCCPPGAAVGDQNITARIGKPLVLNCKGAPKKPPQQLEWKLNTGRTEAWKVLSPEGGPWDSVARVLPNGSLLLPAVGIQDEGTFRCRAMSRNGKETKSNYRVRVYQIPGKPEIVDPASELMAGVPDKVGTCVSKGGYPAGTLSWHLDGKTLIPDGKGVSVKEETKRHPETGLFTLRSELMVTPARGGAPHPTFSCSFSPGLPRRRALHTAPIQLRVWEPVPLEEVLLVVEPEGGAVAPGGTVTLTCEAPAQPPPQIHWIKDGMPLPLPPSSVLLLPDVGPEDQGTYSCVATHPSHGPQESHAVSVSIIETGEEGPTAGSVEGPELGTLALVLGILGGLGTAVLLIGVIMWQRRQRRGEERKASENQEEEEEERTELNQPEGPEAAESSAGRP, encoded by the exons atggCAGCAGGGGCAGCAGCTGGAGCCTGGGTGCTGGTCCTCAGTCTGTGGGGtgagccctgccccccccacaccAATCCTCCCCGCAGAAAGCACTCTGCCCTGTCCCCGAAACTCCCCCCAACTTTCCAGGAGCCTGGGTACTCCTTTTCAA CCCTCATCCGCCCTGCTCTAGGTTTCTTAGCTCCCAtctcccttcctgcccctccatTGTGCTGTCCCCCAGGGGCAGCAGTAGGGGATCAAAACATCACAGCCAGGATCGGGAAGCCACTGGTGCTGAACTGTAAGGGGGCCCCCAAGAAACCACCCCAGCAGCTGGAATGGAAACTG AACACAGGCCGGACAGAAGCTTGGAAGGTCCTATCTCCCGAGGGAGGCCCCTGGGATAGCGTGGCTCGTGTCCTCCCCAACGGCTCCCTCCTCCTGCCGGCTGTTGGGATCCAGGATGAGGGGACTTTCCGGTGCCGGGCAATGAGCCGTAATGGAAAGGAGACCAAGTCCAACTACCGAGTCCGAGTCTATC AGATTCCTGGGAAGCCAGAAATTGTTGATCCTGCCTCTGAACTCATGGCTGGTGTCCCCGATAAG GTGGGAACATGTGTGTCCAAGGGGGGCTACCCTGCAGGGACTCTTAGCTGGCACTTGGATGGGAAAACCCTGATACCTGATGGCAAAG GAGTGTCTGTGAAGGAAGAGACCAAGAGACACCCTGAGACAGGGCTTTTCACACTCCGTTCGGAGCTGATGGTGACCCCAGCCCGGGGAggagctccccaccccaccttctcCTGTAGCTTCAGCCCTGGTCTTCCCCGGCGCCGAGCCCTGCACACGGCCCCCATCCAGCTCAGGGTCTGGG agcccGTGCCACTGGAGGAAGTCCTGCTGGTGGTGGAGCCAGAAGGTGGAGCAGTAGCTCCTGGTGGTACCGTGACCTTGACCTGTgaagcccctgcccagccccctcctcaAATCCACTGGATCAAGGAT GGCAtgcccctgccccttccccccagCTCCGTGCTGCTCCTCCCTGACGTAGGGCCTGAGGACCAGGGAACCTACAGTTGTGTGGCCACCCATCCCAGCCATGGGCCCCAGGAGAGCCATGCTGTCAGCGTCAGCATCATCG AAACAGGCGAGGAGGGGCCAACTGCAG GCTCTGTGGAAGGGCCAGAGCTGGGAACTCTAGCCCTGGTCCTGGGGATCCTGGGAGGCCTGGGGACAGCCGTCCTGCTCATTGGGGTCATCATGTGGCAAAGGCGGCAacgcagaggagaggagag GAAGGCCTCAGAAaaccaggaggaggaagaggaggagcgcACAGAGCTGAATCAGCCCGAAGGGCCCGAGGCGGCAGAAAGCAGTGCTGGACGGCCTTGA
- the RNF5 gene encoding E3 ubiquitin-protein ligase RNF5 isoform X4: MSGDCSGSCGQCVWPPVLWLEARPERQECPVCKAGISREKVVPLYGRGSQKPRDPRASDPLQRAEGDSSHLAILGAFTSHLVLALFPLAFSPPSSIPTSHSVGVQVWIWDRVTRPLAGRTPSSCFSPSSSFSGCSVFELCLLPAHLQPEENQYWGSLLTLPYSRTLPCKPSIFVG, translated from the exons ATGTCTGGAGACTGCTCGGGAAGCTGTGGTCAGTGTGTGTGGCCACCTGTACTG tggctGGAGGCACGGCCAGAGCGCCAAGAGTGCCCAGTGTGTAAAGCTGGGATCAGCAGAGAAAAGGTTGTCCCCCTTTACGGGCGAGGGAGCCAGAAGCCCCGGGATCCCAG ggcCAGCGACCCGCTCCAGAGAGCAGAGGG GGATTCCAGCCATTTGGCGATACTGGGGGCTTTCACTTCTCATTTGGTGTTGGCGCTTTTCCCTTTGGCTTTTTCACCACCGTCTTCAATACCCACGAGCCATTCCGTCGGGGTACAG GTGTGGATCTGGGACAGGGTCACCCGGCCTCTAGCTGGCAGGACTCCCTCTTCCTGTTTCTCGCcgtcttcttctttttctggctgCTCAGTATTTGAGCTGTGTCTCCTTCCTGCCCACCTCCAGCCAGAGGAAAATCAGTATTGGGGGTCCCTGCTGACCCTTCCTTACTCCCGGACCCTCCCCTGTAAGCCCTCCATTTTTGTTGGCTAA
- the PPT2 gene encoding lysosomal thioesterase PPT2 isoform X2 — protein sequence MLGLLGLRLPPAGFLLLLPLLLLLLLPATPAPHRASYKPVIVVHGLFDSSYSFRHLLEYINETHPGTVVTVLDLFDGRESLRPLWEQVQGFREAVAPIMAKAPQGVHLICYSQGGLVCRALLSVMDEHNVDSFISLSSPQMGQYGDTDYLKWLFPTSMRSNLYRICYSPWGQEFSICNYWHDPHHDDLYLNASSFLALINGERDHPNATAWRKNFLRVGRLVLIGGPDDGVITPWQSSFFGFYDANETVLEMEEQLVYLRDSFGLKTLLARGAIVRCPMAGISHTAWHSNRTLYETCIEPWLS from the exons ATGCTGGGGCTCCTGGGGCTGCGGCTCCCCCCGGCGGGGTTCCTGCTCCTGTTGCcattactgctgctgctgctgcttcccgcAACCCCCGCGCCCCATCGGGCTTCCTACAAGCCGgtcatcgtggtgcatgggctctttgACAGCTCGTACAGCTTCCGCCACCTGCTGGAATACATCAACGAG ACACACCCTGGGACTGTGGTGACAGTGCTCGATCTCTTCGATGGGAGAGAGAGTTTGCGGCCCCTGTGGGAACAGGTGCAAGGGTTCCGAGAGGCTGTGGCCCCCATCATGGCAAAGGCCCCTCAAGGGGTGCACCTCATCTGCTACTCGCAGG GGGGCCTGGTATGCCGGGCACTGCTGTCTGTGATGGATGAACACAATGTGGattctttcatctctctctcctctccacagATGGGACAGTATGGAG ACACGGACTATTTGAAGTGGCTGTTCCCCACCTCCATGAGGTCTAACCTCTACCGCATCTGCTATAGCCCCTGGGGCCAGGAATTCTCCATCTGCAACTACTGGCATG ACCCCCACCATGATGACTTGTACCTCAATGCCAGCAGCTTCCTGGCCCTGATCAATGGGGAAAGAGACCATCCCAATGCCACTG CTTGGCGGAAGAACTTTCTTCGTGTGGGCCGCCTGGTGCTGATTGGGGGCCCTGATGATGGTGTCATTACCCCCTGGCAGTCCAG CTTCTTTGGATTCTATGATGCAAATGAGACGGTCTTGGAGATGGAGGAGCAACTG GTTTATCTGCGGGATTCTTTTGGGTTGAAGACTCTCCTGGCGCGGGGGGCCATAGTGAGGTGTCCAATGGCTGGGATCTCCCACACGGCCTGGCACTCCAACCGTACCCTTTATGAGACCTGCATTGAACCTTGGCTCTCCTGA
- the AGPAT1 gene encoding 1-acyl-sn-glycerol-3-phosphate acyltransferase alpha produces MELWPGVWTLLLLLSLLLPTLWFCSPSAKYFFKMAFYNGWILFLAVLAIPVCAVRGRNVENMKILRLMLLHIKYLYGIRVEVRGAHHFPPSQPYVVVSNHQSSLDLLGMMEVLPGRCVPIAKRELLWAGSAGLACWLAGVIFIDRKRTGDAISVMSEVAQTLLTQDVRVWVFPEGTRNHNGSMLPFKRGAFHLAVQAQVPIVPIVMSSYQDFYCKKERRFTSGRCQVRVLPPVPTEGLTPDDVPALADTVRHSMLTVFREISTDGRGGGDYLKKPGGVGEAQL; encoded by the exons ATGGAGCTGTGGCCAGGGGTATGGACTCTACTGCTGCTGCTCTCCCTCCTGCTGCCCACTCTGTGGTTCTGCAGCCCCAGTGCCAAGTACTTCTTCAAGATGGCCTTCTACAATGGCTGGATCCTCTTCCTGGCTGTGCTCGCCATCCCTGTGTGTGCCGTGCGAGGACGCAACGTCGAGAACATGAA GATCTTGCGTCTGATGCTGCTCCACATCAAATACCTGTACGGGATCCGAGTGGAGGTACGAGGGGCGCACCACTTCCCTCCTTCACAGCCCTACGTTGTCGTCTCCAACCACCAGAGCTCCCTCGACCTGCTTG GGATGATGGAGGTGCTGCCAGGCCGCTGTGTGCCCATTGCCAAGCGCGAGCTGCTGTGGGCCGGCTCTGCCGGGCTGGCCTGCTGGCTGGCGGGCGTCATCTTCATTGACCGGAAGCGCACTGGGGATGCCATCAGCGTCATGTCTGAGGTCGCCCAGACCCTGCTCACACAGGAT GTGCGGGTCTGGGTTTTTCCCGAGGGCACGAGAAACCACAATGGCTCCATGCTGCCCTTCAAACGTGGCGCCTTCCACCTCGCAGTGCAGGCCCAG GTTCCCATCGTTCCCATAGTCATGTCCTCCTATCAAGACTTCTACTGCAAGAAGGAGCGCCGCTTCACTTCAG GGCGATGTCAGGTACGGGTGCTGCCCCCAGTGCCCACAGAAGGGCTGACACCAGATGACGTCCCAGCTCTGGCCGACACAGTCCGACACTCCATGCTCACCGTTTTCCGGGAAATCTCCACTgatggcaggggtggtggtgactATCTGAAGAAGCCTGGAGGGGTGGGCGAGGCCCAGCTCTGA
- the RNF5 gene encoding E3 ubiquitin-protein ligase RNF5 isoform X3 → MAAAEEEDGGPEGPNRERGGAGATFECNICLETAREAVVSVCGHLYCGWRHGQSAKSAQCVKLGSAEKRLSPFTGEGARSPGIPVPLLFLRLKTPPRPQGQRPAPESRGGFQPFGDTGGFHFSFGVGAFPFGFFTTVFNTHEPFRRGTGVDLGQGHPASSWQDSLFLFLAVFFFFWLLSI, encoded by the exons ATGGCAGCAGCGGAGGAGGAGGACGGGGGCCCCGAAGGGCCAAATCGcgagcggggcggggcgggcgcgaCCTTCGAATGTAATATATGTCTGGAGACTGCTCGGGAAGCTGTGGTCAGTGTGTGTGGCCACCTGTACTG tggctGGAGGCACGGCCAGAGCGCCAAGAGTGCCCAGTGTGTAAAGCTGGGATCAGCAGAGAAAAGGTTGTCCCCCTTTACGGGCGAGGGAGCCAGAAGCCCCGGGATCCCAG tccctctcctcttcctcagaTTGAaaaccccaccccgcccccagggcCAGCGACCCGCTCCAGAGAGCAGAGGG GGATTCCAGCCATTTGGCGATACTGGGGGCTTTCACTTCTCATTTGGTGTTGGCGCTTTTCCCTTTGGCTTTTTCACCACCGTCTTCAATACCCACGAGCCATTCCGTCGGGGTACAG GTGTGGATCTGGGACAGGGTCACCCGGCCTCTAGCTGGCAGGACTCCCTCTTCCTGTTTCTCGCcgtcttcttctttttctggctgCTCAGTATTTGA
- the PBX2 gene encoding pre-B-cell leukemia transcription factor 2 isoform X1, whose protein sequence is MDERLLGPPPPGGGRGGLGLVGGEPGGPGEPPGGGDPGGSSGGVPGGRGKQDIGDILQQIMTITDQSLDEAQAKKHALNCHRMKPALFSVLCEIKEKTGLSIRSSQEEEPVDPQLMRLDNMLLAEGVAGPEKGGGSAAAAAAAAASGGGVSPDNSIEHSDYRSKLAQIRHIYHSELEKYEQACNEFTTHVMNLLREQSRTRPVAPKEMERMVSIIHRKFSAIQMQLKQSTCEAVMILRSRFLDARRKRRNFSKQATEVLNEYFYSHLSNPYPSEEAKEELAKKCGITVSQVSNWFGNKRIRYKKNIGKFQEEANIYAVKTAVSVTQGGGHSRTSSPTPPSSAGSGGSFSLSGSGDMFLGMPGLNGDSYSASQVESLRHSMGPGGYGDNLGGGQMYSPREMRANGGWQEAVTPSSVTSPTEGPGSVHSDTSN, encoded by the exons ATGGACGAGCGGCTGCTGGGGCCGCCCCCTCCAGGCGGGGGCCGGGGGGGCCTTGGATTGGTGGGTGGGGAGCCTGGGGGCCCTGGCGAACCTCCCGGTGGTGGAGACCCCGGTGGGAGTAGCGGGGGGGTCCCGGGAGGCCGAGGGAAGCAAGACATCGGGGACATTCTGCAGCAGATAATGACCATCACCGACCAGAGCCTGGACGAGGCCCAGGCCAA GAAACACGCCCTAAACTGCCACCGAATGAAGCCTGCTCTCTTTAGCGTCCTGTGTGAAATCAAGGAGAAAACTG GCCTCAGCATTCGAAGCTCCCAAGAGGAGGAGCCTGTGGACCCACAGCTGATGCGCTTGGACAACATGCTTCTGGCAGAGGGTGTGGCTGGGCCTGAGAAAGGGGGTGGCTCAGCGGCAGCAGCTGCGGCCGCCGCAGCCTCTGGAGGCGGCGTGTCCCCTGACAACTCCATCGAACACTCGGACTATCGCAGCAAACTTGCCCAGATCCGCCACATTTACCACTCAGAGCTGGAGAAGTATGAGCAG GCGTGTAACGAGTTCACAACCCACGTCATGAACCTGCTGAGGGAACAGAGCCGCACGCGGCCGGTGGCGCCCAAGGAGATGGAGCGTATGGTGAGCATCATCCACCGGAAGTTCAGCGCCATCCAGATGCAGCTCAAGCAGAGCACCTGCGAGGCCGTCATGATCCTGCGTTCCCGCTTCCTGGATGCCAG ACGAAAACGCCGTAACTTCAGCAAACAGGCCACTGAGGTCCTGAATGAGTATTTCTACTCCCACCTGAGTAACCCATACCCTAGTGAGGAGGCTAAGGAGGAGCTCGCCAAGAAGTGCGGGATCACTGTCTCTCAG GTCTCCAACTGGTTTGGCAACAAGCGGATTCGCTATAAGAAAAATATTGGAAAGTTCCAAGAGGAGGCAAACATCTATGCCGTCAAGACCGCTGTGTCAGTCACCCAAGGAGGAGGCCACAGCCGCACCAGCTCCCCGACGCCCCCTTCCTCTGCAG GCTCTGGCGGCTCTTTCAGTCTCTCAGGATCCGGTGACATGTTTCTGGGGATGCCCGGGCTCAACGGAGATTCCTACTCTGCCTCCCAG GTGGAATCACTCCGACACTCGATGGGTCCAGGGGGCTACGGGGATAACCTCGGGGGAGGCCAGATGTATAGCCCTCGGGAAATGAGG GCAAACGGTGGCTGGCAGGAGGCTGTGACCCCGTCCTCAGTGACATCCCCAACAGAGGGACCAGGGAGCGTTCATTCTGACACTTCCAACTGA
- the GPSM3 gene encoding G-protein-signaling modulator 3 — MEAERPQEEEDGEQDQGPHQDEHGWPPVNTSNRPWRSAPPSPPPPGSRHTALGPRSASLLSLQTELLLDLVAEAQSRRLEEQRATFHPPQNRPSLGQAPPRPLEDREQLYSTILSHQSQRMEAQRSEPPLPPGGQELLELLLRVQGGGRMEEQRSQPPPHTC; from the exons ATGGAGGCTGAGAGACCCCAGGAAGAAGAGGATGGTGAGCAG GATCAGGGCCCCCATCAGGATGAGCATGGCTGGCCCCCTGTGAACACCAGCAATCGGCCTTGGCGATCTGCTCCTCcgtcccctcctcctccagggtcCCGCCACACAG ccctggggcCCCGCTCGGCCTCCCTGCTCTCCCTGCAGACTGAGCTCCTTCTGGACCTGGTGGCTGAGGCCCAGTCCCGCCGCCTAGAAGAGCAGAGGGCCACCTTCCATCCCCCCCAGAACCGTCCAAGCCTAGGCCAAGCCCCGCCCCGGCCTCTTGAGGACAGAGAACAGCTCTACAGCACCATCCTCAGTCACCAG agCCAGCGGATGGAAGCCCAGCGGTCAGAGCCTCCCTTACCCCCAGGGGGACAGGAGCTCCTGGAGTTGCTGCTGAGAGTTCAGGGTGGGGGTCGAATGGAGGAGCAAAGGTCCCAGCCCCCCCCACACACCTGCTGA
- the RNF5 gene encoding E3 ubiquitin-protein ligase RNF5 isoform X1, translated as MAAAEEEDGGPEGPNRERGGAGATFECNICLETAREAVVSVCGHLYCWPCLHQWLEARPERQECPVCKAGISREKVVPLYGRGSQKPRDPRASDPLQRAEGDSSHLAILGAFTSHLVLALFPLAFSPPSSIPTSHSVGVQVWIWDRVTRPLAGRTPSSCFSPSSSFSGCSVFELCLLPAHLQPEENQYWGSLLTLPYSRTLPCKPSIFVG; from the exons ATGGCAGCAGCGGAGGAGGAGGACGGGGGCCCCGAAGGGCCAAATCGcgagcggggcggggcgggcgcgaCCTTCGAATGTAATATATGTCTGGAGACTGCTCGGGAAGCTGTGGTCAGTGTGTGTGGCCACCTGTACTG TTGGCCCTGTCTCCATCAG tggctGGAGGCACGGCCAGAGCGCCAAGAGTGCCCAGTGTGTAAAGCTGGGATCAGCAGAGAAAAGGTTGTCCCCCTTTACGGGCGAGGGAGCCAGAAGCCCCGGGATCCCAG ggcCAGCGACCCGCTCCAGAGAGCAGAGGG GGATTCCAGCCATTTGGCGATACTGGGGGCTTTCACTTCTCATTTGGTGTTGGCGCTTTTCCCTTTGGCTTTTTCACCACCGTCTTCAATACCCACGAGCCATTCCGTCGGGGTACAG GTGTGGATCTGGGACAGGGTCACCCGGCCTCTAGCTGGCAGGACTCCCTCTTCCTGTTTCTCGCcgtcttcttctttttctggctgCTCAGTATTTGAGCTGTGTCTCCTTCCTGCCCACCTCCAGCCAGAGGAAAATCAGTATTGGGGGTCCCTGCTGACCCTTCCTTACTCCCGGACCCTCCCCTGTAAGCCCTCCATTTTTGTTGGCTAA
- the RNF5 gene encoding E3 ubiquitin-protein ligase RNF5 isoform X2, with protein sequence MAAAEEEDGGPEGPNRERGGAGATFECNICLETAREAVVSVCGHLYCWPCLHQWLEARPERQECPVCKAGISREKVVPLYGRGSQKPRDPRLKTPPRPQGQRPAPESRGGFQPFGDTGGFHFSFGVGAFPFGFFTTVFNTHEPFRRGTGVDLGQGHPASSWQDSLFLFLAVFFFFWLLSI encoded by the exons ATGGCAGCAGCGGAGGAGGAGGACGGGGGCCCCGAAGGGCCAAATCGcgagcggggcggggcgggcgcgaCCTTCGAATGTAATATATGTCTGGAGACTGCTCGGGAAGCTGTGGTCAGTGTGTGTGGCCACCTGTACTG TTGGCCCTGTCTCCATCAG tggctGGAGGCACGGCCAGAGCGCCAAGAGTGCCCAGTGTGTAAAGCTGGGATCAGCAGAGAAAAGGTTGTCCCCCTTTACGGGCGAGGGAGCCAGAAGCCCCGGGATCCCAG aTTGAaaaccccaccccgcccccagggcCAGCGACCCGCTCCAGAGAGCAGAGGG GGATTCCAGCCATTTGGCGATACTGGGGGCTTTCACTTCTCATTTGGTGTTGGCGCTTTTCCCTTTGGCTTTTTCACCACCGTCTTCAATACCCACGAGCCATTCCGTCGGGGTACAG GTGTGGATCTGGGACAGGGTCACCCGGCCTCTAGCTGGCAGGACTCCCTCTTCCTGTTTCTCGCcgtcttcttctttttctggctgCTCAGTATTTGA
- the EGFL8 gene encoding epidermal growth factor-like protein 8: MGSRAELCTVLGGLSFLLLLMTGEGAKGGSLKESQGVCSKQTLVVPLRYNESYSQPVYKPYLTLCSGRRVCSTYRTTYHVAWREVRREVQQTHAVCCQGWKKRHPGALTCDEAICAKPCQNGGVCVRPDQCECAPGWGGKHCHVDVDECRAGVTLCSHGCLNTAGSFTCGCPQGLVLGPDGRTCAEGAPEPPTSASILSVAVREAGHGERALRREIRELRGRLERLEQWASQAGAWVRAVLPMPPEELQPEQVAELWGRGDRIESLSDQVLLLEERLGACSCEDNSLGPGLNRRS, from the exons ATGGGGTCCAGGGCTGAGCTGTGCACTGTCTTAGGCGGACTCTCATTCCTCCTGCTACTGATGACAGGCGAGGGGGCCAAGGGTGGATCCCTCAAAGAGAG TCAGGGGGTCTGCTCCAAGCAGACGCTGGTGGTCCCACTCCGTTACAACGAGTCCTACAGCCAACCCGTATATAAGCCCTACTTGACTCTGTGCTCTGGAAGGCGTGTCTGCAGCACCTACAG GACCACGTACCATGTGGCTTGGcgggaggtgaggagggaggtGCAGCAGACCCACGCCGTGTGCTGCCAGGGCTGGAAAAAGCGGCATCCCGGGGCGCTCACCTGTGATGAAG CCATCTGCGCCAAGCCCTGCCAGAACGGAGGCGTCTGCGTTCGGCCAGACCAGTGCGAGTGCGCCCCGGGCTGGGGTGGGAAGCACTGTCACGTGG ACGTGGATGAATGCAGGGCTGGCGTCACTCTCTGTTCGCACGGATGCCTCAACACAGCCGGCAGCTTCACCTGTGGCTGCCCACAGGGCCTGGTGCTGGGCCCGGACGGGCGCACTTGCGCAGAAGGGGCCCCAGAGCCCCCAACCAGTGCCAGCATCCTCAGCGTGGCCG TTCGGGAGGCTGGACACGGTGAGCGTGCCCTGAGGCGGGAGATTCGCGAGCTGCGAGGGCGCCTGGAGCGGCTGGAGCAG TGGGCCAGTCAGGCTGGGGCCTGGGTCCGAGCAGTGCTGCCCATGCCCCCAGAAGAGCTGCAGCCCGAACAGGTGGCAGAGCTGTGGGGCCGAGGCGACAGGATTGAGTCTCTCAGTGACCAGGTTCTGCTGCTGGAGGAGAGGCTGGGTGCCT GCTCCTGTGAGGACAACAGCCTGGGCCCAGGCCTCAATCGGCGGAGCTAA